In Pseudomonas rhizosphaerae, one DNA window encodes the following:
- a CDS encoding M48 family metalloprotease, producing MPFLRPTLLTLACLLALPSHAGDLPSLGDASSAIVSPQQEHQLGRAWLSLLRGQVKQLNDPQLKDFVETSVYRLSETSQLNDRRLEFILIDSKELNAFAAPGGIVGVNGGLFFNAQTEGEYIGVLAHELAHLSQRHFARGVEAQQRMQLPMMAALLAGIVIAASGAGDAGIAAIAGSQAAAIQEQRRFSRQNEQEADRIGIINMEKAGYDPRNMPTMFERLMRQYRFDARPPEFLLTHPVSESRIADTRNRAEQAAKGGKEDSQWYQLMRARVQLYYEETPGLAAKRFRAQLDENPNALPARYGLALAQIKAGQLNEARENLKQLLAKQPDDITLNLAQVDLDITNNRIPDAQQRIDRLLTQYPGNYPINQKRIDVLLKQNRMADAEKALENLLKSRSDDPDVWYLVAETRGQNGNIIGLHQARAEFFALVGEFDQAIQQLDLAKRRAADNFQLASRIDARQRELMEQDRLVKDMLR from the coding sequence TGCTGACACTCGCCTGCCTGCTGGCGTTGCCGAGCCACGCCGGCGACCTGCCGTCACTCGGCGACGCCAGTTCCGCGATCGTCTCGCCCCAGCAGGAGCATCAATTGGGCCGTGCCTGGCTGAGCCTGTTGCGCGGCCAGGTCAAGCAGCTCAACGACCCGCAGCTCAAGGACTTCGTCGAGACCAGCGTGTATCGGCTCTCGGAAACCAGCCAGTTGAACGATAGGCGTCTGGAATTCATCCTAATCGACAGCAAGGAGCTCAACGCCTTCGCCGCGCCGGGGGGCATCGTCGGGGTCAATGGCGGGCTGTTCTTCAACGCTCAGACCGAGGGCGAATACATCGGCGTGCTGGCCCACGAACTGGCGCACTTGTCGCAACGCCACTTCGCCCGCGGGGTCGAGGCTCAGCAGCGCATGCAACTGCCGATGATGGCCGCATTGCTCGCTGGCATCGTGATCGCCGCTTCCGGTGCCGGTGACGCCGGCATTGCGGCGATTGCCGGCAGCCAGGCCGCGGCGATTCAGGAACAGCGGCGCTTCTCTCGCCAGAACGAGCAGGAGGCTGACCGCATCGGCATCATCAACATGGAAAAGGCCGGCTATGACCCGCGCAACATGCCGACCATGTTCGAACGCCTGATGCGCCAGTACCGCTTCGATGCACGGCCGCCGGAGTTTCTCCTCACTCACCCGGTCAGCGAATCACGCATCGCCGACACCCGCAACCGCGCCGAACAGGCTGCCAAGGGGGGTAAGGAAGACAGTCAGTGGTACCAATTGATGCGCGCCCGAGTGCAGCTGTATTACGAGGAAACCCCTGGGCTGGCCGCCAAGCGTTTCCGCGCGCAACTGGATGAAAACCCCAATGCCCTGCCCGCGCGCTACGGCCTGGCCCTGGCCCAGATCAAGGCTGGCCAATTGAACGAGGCGCGCGAAAACCTCAAGCAGCTGTTGGCCAAGCAGCCGGACGACATCACCTTGAACCTGGCGCAGGTCGATCTGGACATCACCAACAACCGTATCCCCGACGCCCAGCAGCGCATCGATCGGTTGCTGACGCAGTACCCGGGCAACTACCCGATCAACCAGAAGCGGATCGACGTACTGCTCAAGCAGAACCGCATGGCAGATGCGGAGAAAGCCCTGGAAAACCTGCTCAAGAGCCGCTCGGACGACCCGGACGTGTGGTACCTGGTGGCAGAAACCCGTGGGCAGAACGGCAATATCATCGGCCTGCATCAGGCGCGTGCCGAGTTTTTCGCTCTGGTCGGCGAATTCGACCAGGCCATTCAGCAACTGGACCTGGCCAAGCGCCGTGCTGCCGACAACTTCCAGCTCGCCTCGCGCATCGACGCGCGACAACGGGAGCTGATGGAGCAGGATCGGCTGGTCAAGGACATGCTTCGCTGA